One segment of Bacteroides caecimuris DNA contains the following:
- a CDS encoding DUF3853 family protein, with translation MTNLQELLLKPVWQMTGEEFIFLSKHASHQVEVQPRPVTDTERKYVYGILGIAKLFGCSLPTANRIKKSGKIDKAITQIGRKIIVDVELALELAGKKTGGRK, from the coding sequence ATGACAAATCTTCAAGAGTTATTATTAAAACCCGTCTGGCAGATGACAGGCGAAGAGTTCATATTCCTGAGCAAACACGCTTCCCATCAAGTGGAAGTGCAACCACGACCCGTTACGGACACAGAAAGAAAGTATGTGTACGGAATACTGGGCATAGCCAAACTATTTGGGTGCAGCCTGCCAACCGCCAACCGCATCAAGAAAAGCGGAAAGATTGACAAAGCCATCACCCAGATAGGACGCAAGATTATCGTGGATGTGGAGCTTGCCCTTGAACTGGCAGGAAAGAAAACCGGAGGACGGAAATAA